The Bdellovibrio sp. ZAP7 DNA segment ATGGGCCAAGATGTCGAAATCAATCGCCGTATTGATTCTGTGGAATCAATGGTGGGGAGAATCGCTAAGATTGTCAGAGGTCTTCGCAGTTACGCCCATGAATCTGTTATGGATGACATGGAAGAAGTTGAAATCGCGATGATCATCGATGACACGCTGGCATTCTGCCACGAGAAATTTAAATTGAACGACATTCAACTGACTGCCTCTGTTGAGCCTGGGCTGACAGTGAGGTGCCGTCCTTATCAAATTTCTCAAGTCCTTTTGAACCTTTTAAACAATGCCTATGATGCTGTCGCATCAGCACCTGTTAAGAAGGTCCGCATTGAAGCCTCATATCAAAGCGGTGGAATTGAAATCAGTGTGACGGACTCAGGGCCCGGTGTGCCTATGGAGTTAAGAGAAAAGATCATGCAGCCGTTCTTTACCACAAAAGAAGTCGGTAAAGGTGTGGGGCTGGGGCTTAGTATCAGTATGGGCATCATCCAGGCTCACAACGGAAAATTCTTTTTGGACAATGAATCCCTCCAGACCAAATTTACGGTCTGGCTTCCTCATGCACCTCATCTATCCATTTAGCAAAATAGGAAACCTTCATCGCCGTGGAGCGGCCCTTCGTGCATGTCACGTGGCCTGCGAACTTTTTTTCGCCTGTTACAAATGAAGTCACACCAATCAAACGAGGCACGCCATTCACGTTAATGAATTGGCCCGATCCCGAGTCACCACTACAGATGAATTGAGTGTTGCCGTTACTTAGAATCGCGTAACGATCTTGCATAAGCCCGTAACCGCCATTTACTTTGACGACGGCTTTATGAAGGTCACCAGCGCTGCCGTAACCGATGGCGAAAATTTCTGCAGAGTCTTTGGTTTTGCCGTAGCCATAGATGTTTAAGAAATGGTTTTGATAGTTCTTATTTTGATCTCGCTCAATTTCGATCGGTTCAAAGCCGGTCGGTATACCGCCTGCGAAAAAACCAATGGCCATGTCATTTAGGATGCCGACCTTGGAATATCGAAATTCTGGATGAACTACGATCTTAGATCCGTTGCGTGTATGCTCCCGAGTATTGAAAAGTCCCTTTTCATTTGCAAAAACGATTTTAAATCTGGAAAGAGTCGG contains these protein-coding regions:
- a CDS encoding trypsin-like serine protease yields the protein MKNSSVLLSLVTSIAITLSACGPGSSDSTVSLNDDSSGVINGTKVTARRDDGSRGVVLFLPVNSLGMTVGICTATLISDHSFLTAAHCFDKKKSPTLSRFKIVFANEKGLFNTREHTRNGSKIVVHPEFRYSKVGILNDMAIGFFAGGIPTGFEPIEIERDQNKNYQNHFLNIYGYGKTKDSAEIFAIGYGSAGDLHKAVVKVNGGYGLMQDRYAILSNGNTQFICSGDSGSGQFINVNGVPRLIGVTSFVTGEKKFAGHVTCTKGRSTAMKVSYFAKWIDEVHEEARP